A stretch of Mucilaginibacter terrae DNA encodes these proteins:
- a CDS encoding aldose epimerase family protein — translation MNYMKNKGFYAAMLAVGLLSLAACNQSTKKNETNMTDSTAASTQLPVAKDFAKTIDGKEVKLFILKNSKGVEAAITNYGGRLVSLLVPGKDGKMVDVIAGPAGIDGFETAKPNFYGALIGRYGNRIGGAKFTLEGKEYKLPVNNGPNSLHGGTNGFDAKVWDAKQIDDHSIELTYTAADGEEGYPGNLKVTVVYDLTDDNAVEIHYTATTDKATVLNLTNHSFFNLNGVGSGEILKHTLQIDADGITPVDTTLIPTGKIAPVQNTPFDFRKPTEIGSRIGEGDEQLKAGGGYDHNFVLNKHDLKTAIATLQGDKTGIVMDVFTDEPGIQFYSGNFMKSKVTFKGGAKDDYRTALCLETQHYPDSPNKPSFPSTELKPGQTYKTTTIYKFSVK, via the coding sequence ATGAATTATATGAAAAACAAAGGCTTTTATGCCGCCATGCTGGCCGTCGGATTATTATCCCTGGCAGCCTGTAATCAATCAACTAAAAAAAACGAAACAAACATGACAGACAGCACTGCCGCATCTACGCAGCTCCCTGTAGCAAAAGATTTTGCAAAAACCATTGACGGAAAAGAAGTAAAACTATTCATCCTTAAAAACAGCAAAGGTGTTGAAGCTGCCATTACTAACTACGGTGGCCGATTGGTAAGCCTGCTGGTACCCGGTAAAGATGGTAAAATGGTTGACGTAATTGCCGGTCCGGCCGGTATTGATGGTTTTGAAACCGCTAAACCAAACTTTTACGGTGCGCTTATTGGTCGTTACGGTAACCGCATTGGCGGTGCTAAATTTACTTTAGAAGGTAAAGAGTATAAATTGCCGGTAAATAACGGCCCAAACAGCCTGCACGGCGGCACCAATGGCTTTGATGCCAAAGTTTGGGATGCCAAACAAATTGATGATCATAGCATTGAGCTTACTTATACTGCTGCTGATGGTGAAGAAGGTTACCCGGGTAATTTAAAAGTGACCGTAGTTTATGATCTTACTGATGACAATGCTGTAGAAATACATTATACTGCTACTACCGATAAAGCAACGGTGCTTAACCTAACCAACCACTCATTCTTTAACCTGAATGGCGTAGGCAGCGGCGAAATTTTAAAACACACCCTTCAAATTGATGCCGATGGTATTACCCCGGTTGATACTACTCTTATCCCGACCGGAAAAATTGCACCTGTTCAAAATACACCATTCGATTTTCGTAAACCAACCGAAATAGGTTCGCGTATAGGCGAGGGCGATGAGCAGCTTAAAGCCGGTGGTGGTTATGACCATAATTTTGTATTAAACAAGCACGATTTGAAAACTGCCATTGCAACCCTCCAAGGTGACAAAACCGGCATTGTAATGGACGTATTTACCGATGAGCCTGGTATACAGTTTTACAGCGGTAACTTTATGAAAAGTAAAGTAACCTTTAAAGGCGGCGCTAAAGATGATTACCGTACTGCTTTGTGTTTAGAAACACAGCACTACCCCGATTCGCCTAACAAGCCATCGTTCCCAAGCACCGAGTTAAAACCAGGTCAAACTTATAAAACCACTACTATTTACAAGTTTTCGGTTAAGTAA
- a CDS encoding glycoside hydrolase family 26 protein, whose amino-acid sequence MLSFARAQYNLPADSLATNETRWLYGSMQRLSGAGIMFGHHDDTAYGVHFKLKDSSDVHNVTGAYPAVYGWDLSGIELDSLWDINQIPFKTQARLVREAYERGGINTFCWHMNNPVTLKTSWDTSGIYLKQLLPGGSHHEMYRTWLDRAAKYLSSLKGKDGEAIPILFRPFHELTGNWFWWGTDNATADDFVALWQFTVNYLRNNRKLHNLLMVYSTADYYSDWEMMGRYPGDEYVDVIGFDRYQLDTTAQYNYHMKRQLELLQQQADEHHKIASIAETGYQGIPDSTWWTKQLLPLLSTYNKISYLLIWRNNGPEHYYAPFPGQGTAEDFKQFYKSNNIIFNDRLTPLAVYGPQHLQRYNQKLVQKE is encoded by the coding sequence ATGTTAAGTTTTGCCCGTGCACAATATAATTTGCCTGCCGATAGTTTGGCTACAAATGAAACACGGTGGTTGTATGGAAGCATGCAGCGCCTGTCAGGAGCAGGTATTATGTTCGGGCATCATGATGATACGGCTTATGGCGTACATTTTAAGTTGAAAGATAGTTCGGACGTGCATAATGTAACTGGTGCTTACCCGGCAGTGTATGGTTGGGACCTTTCGGGCATTGAATTGGACAGCCTTTGGGACATCAATCAAATTCCTTTTAAAACACAAGCCCGTTTGGTGCGTGAGGCTTACGAGCGTGGCGGTATCAATACCTTTTGCTGGCACATGAATAACCCGGTAACGCTTAAAACATCGTGGGATACCTCGGGAATATACCTCAAACAATTGCTGCCGGGTGGCTCGCACCACGAAATGTACCGCACCTGGCTCGACCGTGCTGCCAAATACTTAAGCAGCTTAAAGGGAAAGGATGGAGAGGCAATTCCAATTTTGTTTCGCCCTTTTCATGAATTGACCGGCAATTGGTTTTGGTGGGGAACGGATAATGCTACCGCCGATGATTTTGTGGCCTTATGGCAGTTTACCGTTAACTATTTGCGCAATAACAGAAAGCTGCACAACCTGCTCATGGTTTACTCGACAGCCGATTATTACTCCGACTGGGAAATGATGGGACGATACCCGGGCGATGAATACGTGGACGTAATTGGTTTTGACCGTTACCAGTTAGATACTACTGCCCAGTACAATTATCATATGAAACGCCAGTTAGAGTTGTTGCAGCAACAGGCCGACGAACACCATAAAATTGCCAGCATTGCCGAAACCGGCTACCAGGGCATACCCGATTCAACCTGGTGGACGAAGCAGCTTTTACCTTTATTATCAACCTACAATAAAATTTCGTACCTGCTTATATGGCGTAACAACGGGCCCGAGCATTACTATGCACCGTTTCCGGGTCAGGGCACTGCCGAAGATTTTAAGCAGTTTTACAAAAGCAATAACATTATATTTAACGACCGGCTTACGCCATTGGCTGTTTATGGCCCGCAGCATTTACAACGGTATAATCAAAAATTGGTGCAAAAGGAATAA
- a CDS encoding MlaE family ABC transporter permease, with product MDNQNSTSTELPKAKPSIFKGFKQFFIDVYDVFRFIFRFFREVFAPPYEFRELIKQCWEVGVRSLLLITVTGFIVGLIFTKQSRPSLLQFGATSWIPSLVSIAIMRALAPLVTALISAGRVGSSIGAELGSMRVTEQIDAMEVSGTHPFKYLVCMRTLATTIAIPMLSIYNGLIAMLGGYLNVYVNEGTSFTTYVQQFFQPLGYIDFVSSIIKSMVFGFTIGIVGSYQGWNSSSGTAGVGKAANSAVVTAMFLVFIEEVIIVQITGWFR from the coding sequence ATGGATAATCAAAATAGCACATCAACCGAGCTACCAAAGGCTAAGCCATCAATATTTAAAGGATTTAAACAGTTCTTTATTGATGTGTATGATGTATTCAGGTTTATATTCCGCTTTTTCAGGGAAGTGTTTGCCCCGCCCTATGAGTTCAGGGAACTGATTAAACAATGCTGGGAAGTTGGGGTACGTTCATTATTGCTTATTACCGTTACTGGTTTTATTGTGGGCTTGATATTTACCAAGCAGTCGCGCCCATCATTATTGCAGTTTGGTGCTACGTCGTGGATTCCATCATTAGTTTCAATTGCCATCATGCGGGCTTTGGCCCCTCTGGTTACTGCCCTTATTAGTGCAGGCCGTGTGGGTTCGAGTATTGGTGCAGAGCTGGGCTCGATGCGTGTAACCGAGCAAATTGATGCCATGGAGGTATCGGGTACACATCCGTTTAAATACCTGGTTTGTATGCGTACACTGGCTACAACTATTGCCATCCCCATGCTTTCTATATATAACGGCTTAATAGCCATGTTGGGCGGCTATCTTAACGTGTATGTAAACGAAGGCACCAGCTTTACTACTTATGTGCAGCAGTTTTTCCAGCCGTTAGGATACATTGATTTTGTATCGTCAATCATCAAATCAATGGTTTTTGGTTTTACAATTGGTATTGTAGGCTCGTACCAGGGCTGGAATTCATCGAGCGGTACAGCCGGCGTAGGTAAGGCAGCTAACTCTGCCGTAGTAACCGCCATGTTTTTGGTGTTTATTGAAGAAGTAATTATTGTACAAATAACCGGCTGGTTCCGCTAA
- a CDS encoding ABC transporter ATP-binding protein, translating to MGKQHHAIDYNEKVIDIKGLTKSFGDYHVLRGIDLHLFKNENLVVLGRSGTGKSVLIKIISGLLRADAGQVGVLGNEVVNISNYDLQELRKRIGFSFQNSALYDSMTVRKNLEFPLVRNQKNLKRKEIDSMVERVLEAVGLKQTINQMPSELSGGQRKRIGIARTLILRPEIMLYDEPTAGLDPITSMEINNLINSVQERFNTSSIIITHDLTCAKAVGDRVAMLLDGQFQRQGSFEEVFATDDVRVKQFYDYNFTD from the coding sequence ATGGGAAAGCAACACCACGCCATAGACTATAACGAAAAGGTTATCGACATTAAGGGTTTAACTAAATCCTTTGGTGATTACCACGTACTACGAGGTATTGATCTTCACTTGTTTAAAAATGAAAACCTGGTGGTACTCGGCCGTTCGGGCACGGGCAAATCAGTTTTGATAAAAATCATTTCGGGGTTGCTTAGGGCAGATGCCGGACAGGTGGGCGTTTTGGGCAATGAGGTTGTAAATATCAGCAACTATGATTTGCAGGAATTGCGTAAACGGATAGGGTTTTCGTTTCAAAACAGTGCCCTGTACGATAGTATGACCGTGCGCAAAAATCTTGAGTTTCCGCTGGTGCGTAACCAAAAAAACCTTAAGCGTAAGGAGATTGATAGCATGGTTGAGCGTGTTTTAGAAGCTGTTGGCTTAAAACAAACTATCAATCAAATGCCATCCGAACTTTCGGGCGGACAGCGGAAGCGTATTGGCATTGCACGTACTCTTATACTTCGTCCCGAAATTATGCTGTATGATGAGCCCACCGCAGGCTTAGACCCCATCACATCGATGGAAATAAATAACTTAATTAACAGCGTTCAGGAGCGCTTTAATACATCATCTATCATTATTACCCATGATTTAACTTGCGCTAAGGCCGTTGGCGACCGTGTAGCCATGCTGCTCGATGGTCAATTCCAGCGCCAGGGTTCATTTGAAGAGGTATTTGCTACTGATGATGTACGTGTGAAACAGTTTTACGACTATAACTTTACCGATTGA
- a CDS encoding MlaD family protein, producing the protein MELKENKYAFWVGLFIAVGVLIFLVGIFTLGNQQKSFSNGLHLRARFANVSGLIKGNNVWFSGVKVGTIKKITFTGINQVDVEFNVDPNIQQYIHKDAVAEISSEGFIGNKIIAIDGGTPSAPVIENGTLMNSKGMLNTDEIMKTFQKNNQNLLSITGDFKTLAKNMVEGKGLAGSLLADSALAMQFRMVVANLQSTTSRAAQMTEELNRFGVKMNTKGGLADKMLTDTAVFSKLQQSANQLQEATAKAGVLTDNLNKASSKLNSTDNAMGALLNDEKSAAELKSMLHYLNQSSIKLNDDLEAVQHNFLLRGFFKKREKEEKKAQEANNKQ; encoded by the coding sequence ATGGAATTAAAAGAAAATAAATATGCTTTTTGGGTGGGTCTTTTTATAGCCGTTGGCGTACTCATTTTTTTAGTGGGCATATTCACCTTGGGTAACCAGCAAAAAAGCTTTAGCAATGGTTTACACCTGCGTGCACGCTTTGCCAACGTATCGGGCCTTATTAAGGGCAATAACGTTTGGTTTTCGGGCGTAAAGGTTGGTACCATTAAAAAAATCACCTTTACCGGTATAAACCAGGTAGACGTTGAATTTAATGTTGACCCTAACATTCAGCAATATATCCATAAGGATGCTGTTGCCGAAATTAGCTCCGAAGGTTTTATTGGTAATAAAATTATAGCTATTGACGGCGGCACGCCATCGGCACCGGTTATTGAGAACGGCACGCTCATGAACTCGAAAGGGATGCTTAATACCGATGAGATCATGAAAACCTTCCAAAAAAACAACCAAAATTTACTTTCAATCACCGGCGATTTTAAAACACTGGCCAAAAACATGGTTGAGGGCAAAGGTTTGGCTGGCTCACTCCTGGCCGACTCGGCTTTGGCCATGCAATTCAGGATGGTGGTTGCTAACTTGCAAAGCACTACATCAAGAGCTGCGCAAATGACCGAAGAACTTAACCGCTTTGGCGTTAAAATGAATACCAAAGGTGGCCTGGCAGATAAAATGCTTACCGATACCGCAGTATTTTCTAAACTACAGCAGTCGGCCAATCAATTACAAGAGGCCACCGCAAAAGCGGGTGTGTTAACTGATAACCTGAACAAAGCCAGCAGCAAGTTAAACAGTACCGACAATGCAATGGGCGCTTTGTTGAACGACGAAAAATCGGCCGCCGAACTGAAGAGCATGCTGCATTACTTAAACCAGAGTTCGATTAAATTGAACGATGATCTGGAAGCTGTGCAGCATAATTTCCTGTTAAGAGGTTTCTTCAAAAAACGTGAGAAAGAAGAAAAGAAAGCTCAGGAAGCGAATAACAAGCAGTAA
- a CDS encoding SDR family NAD(P)-dependent oxidoreductase translates to MLIDFTGKTVLVTGGSRGIGKACARLFASLNADVIITYNKNIEEAEKTITELAHQGNHGLFQLDQSKPKCVHRFFDKMLEHYPQLDVLINNAGVYIEHKINEVSYEDWQQSWEETISTNLSGVANLCFFASRQMIHQDGGKIINISSRGAFRGEPDHPAYAASKAGLNAMSQSLAVSLAPHNISVHIIAPGFVETDMTTEFLNSEAGEDIKKQSPFNRVATAEEVARIAAVYASSGFEFSSAGIIDINGASYLRS, encoded by the coding sequence ATGTTAATTGACTTTACCGGCAAAACAGTACTCGTCACCGGCGGCTCGCGCGGTATAGGTAAAGCATGTGCAAGGCTATTTGCATCATTAAATGCTGATGTAATAATTACCTACAACAAAAACATTGAAGAGGCCGAAAAAACCATTACCGAACTTGCCCACCAGGGCAATCACGGGCTTTTTCAGTTAGATCAAAGCAAACCTAAGTGTGTACACCGCTTTTTTGATAAAATGCTGGAGCACTACCCGCAATTAGATGTACTGATCAACAATGCAGGCGTTTACATTGAACATAAAATAAACGAAGTTAGTTACGAAGACTGGCAGCAGAGCTGGGAAGAAACTATTAGTACTAACCTGAGTGGCGTGGCTAACCTGTGTTTTTTTGCATCGCGGCAAATGATACACCAGGACGGCGGTAAGATCATCAATATTTCATCGCGTGGTGCCTTCAGGGGCGAACCTGACCATCCGGCTTATGCAGCCAGCAAAGCGGGTTTAAACGCCATGAGTCAATCATTAGCGGTGAGTTTAGCACCTCACAATATAAGCGTACATATTATTGCCCCCGGCTTTGTAGAAACTGACATGACCACCGAATTTTTAAATAGCGAAGCCGGTGAGGACATTAAAAAGCAAAGTCCTTTTAACCGTGTTGCCACAGCCGAGGAGGTTGCAAGAATAGCGGCGGTATATGCATCATCGGGGTTTGAGTTTAGTTCGGCTGGTATTATTGATATAAATGGTGCGTCGTATTTAAGGAGTTAA
- a CDS encoding TspO/MBR family protein, with amino-acid sequence MATLQVQQKNKGAVKWWALVISIIITEGIAYTASMFTRPQISGWYATLNKPSFNPPNWLFAPVWTTLYLLIAIAAWLVWQRRNDSTLYANTRNTYFIQLIINFAWSAVFFGMQQTLGGLVVIVFLWLSIVANIYLFSKFSKVAAWLMVPYLLWVSFATVLNLYIYLLNR; translated from the coding sequence ATGGCAACATTACAGGTACAGCAAAAAAATAAGGGTGCGGTAAAATGGTGGGCGTTGGTAATAAGCATTATTATTACCGAAGGCATTGCTTATACAGCTTCAATGTTTACGCGGCCACAAATTTCCGGTTGGTATGCCACACTTAACAAGCCCTCGTTTAATCCACCTAACTGGTTATTTGCCCCGGTTTGGACTACATTATATCTACTTATAGCTATAGCTGCCTGGTTGGTTTGGCAACGCCGTAACGATAGTACTTTATATGCTAATACACGCAATACCTATTTTATTCAACTCATTATAAATTTTGCATGGTCGGCTGTGTTTTTTGGTATGCAGCAAACTTTAGGTGGCTTGGTAGTAATTGTGTTTTTATGGCTGAGTATTGTGGCTAATATTTATTTGTTTAGCAAATTCAGTAAAGTAGCTGCATGGTTAATGGTGCCATATTTATTATGGGTTAGCTTTGCCACTGTATTAAATCTTTATATTTACCTGCTCAACAGGTAG
- a CDS encoding ATP-binding protein, whose product MSDKFTSSHDVMALLHTAYTSRVHNLSLSINLANKALSASRKLNDKSLTGKSLNQLSLFYMIRGEYARSVRAANEAIKHFEQLHDDRGIADARYNIAGVHYKTDNYHLGLVNLMECLIVYRKYNDYHNQARVQKSLGTIFEYFGDRKNAIRAYMATIDAARKVKAPDLIANAYNPLSGIYLKMDKVKLAMKIISKSIDIKNKSGDIRGLAFALYGRGKVYAAQQKWEEAERDFHQALSIHRDMGERLGLGMVYCKLGSLYIKTGDTAKAKHVLEKALQFSTQYKIIYIIFKSCYQLYRIYKQEGNTERSLEYLEQYLQHKETVINSQTQKVIENYELIAKMESLEKEAQMEKERARILENQARAEQAASVKQNFLSTMSHEIRTPLNAVITITSLLSDRVDTEEAQLIDSLKFASNNLLQIINDILDFTKLDTGKVNLESRPCNLVKLVKGLCETYNNMAREKDLDTELLIDEHLADAYELDETKLSQILNNLISNAIKFTEKGKITAKLKLTSSQGEYDSIRFTVTDTGVGIPREFFDEMFNSFTQPKSITTRKQGGSGLGLAIVKKLVELHGSQVYFASKVGEGSRFYFDLKLKKAAKQKVQSVKHLNKLHNKVVLLADDNMINAMVARKLLSKWGILAEHAINGVDAVEKACQKTFDFILMDIHMPEMNGFDATIHIRNNHNPNTNTPIFALTADITAEHHEEYNNYFNGFLRKPIEVDKLYEALLGIS is encoded by the coding sequence ATGAGCGACAAGTTTACGAGCAGCCATGATGTAATGGCCTTACTGCATACTGCATACACAAGTCGCGTTCATAATTTAAGCCTGAGTATAAACCTGGCTAATAAAGCATTGAGTGCCAGCAGGAAACTTAATGATAAAAGCCTTACAGGAAAAAGCCTTAATCAGCTGTCGTTATTTTATATGATACGGGGCGAATATGCCCGCTCGGTTAGGGCTGCTAACGAAGCTATTAAGCATTTTGAGCAACTGCATGATGACCGTGGTATAGCTGATGCCCGTTACAATATTGCCGGCGTACATTATAAAACCGATAATTATCACCTGGGGCTTGTAAATCTCATGGAGTGCCTTATTGTTTATCGTAAGTATAATGATTACCACAATCAGGCACGGGTACAAAAATCGTTAGGTACCATTTTCGAATACTTTGGCGACCGTAAAAATGCCATTCGCGCATATATGGCTACTATTGATGCTGCCCGGAAAGTGAAAGCCCCCGACCTTATTGCCAATGCTTACAACCCGCTTTCGGGTATTTACCTGAAAATGGATAAGGTGAAACTGGCGATGAAGATCATCAGTAAATCCATTGATATAAAGAATAAAAGCGGCGACATACGCGGGCTGGCTTTTGCGCTCTACGGTCGTGGCAAAGTGTATGCTGCCCAGCAAAAATGGGAAGAGGCCGAGCGAGATTTTCATCAAGCTTTATCAATTCATCGTGACATGGGCGAGCGCTTGGGATTGGGCATGGTTTACTGTAAACTGGGCTCGCTGTATATTAAAACCGGCGATACAGCCAAGGCCAAGCATGTGCTCGAAAAAGCTTTGCAGTTTAGTACCCAGTATAAAATTATCTATATAATTTTTAAATCGTGTTACCAGCTTTATCGCATTTATAAGCAGGAGGGGAATACTGAACGCTCATTAGAGTATCTCGAACAATATCTTCAGCACAAGGAAACGGTTATCAACTCGCAAACCCAAAAGGTGATAGAAAACTATGAGTTGATTGCCAAAATGGAATCGCTGGAGAAGGAAGCACAAATGGAAAAGGAGCGTGCCCGCATTTTGGAGAATCAGGCTCGGGCCGAGCAGGCAGCTTCGGTAAAACAAAACTTCCTGTCAACCATGAGCCATGAAATACGTACGCCTTTAAATGCGGTAATAACCATAACCTCATTACTGAGCGACCGTGTTGATACCGAAGAAGCGCAATTGATTGATTCTTTAAAGTTTGCATCAAACAACCTGTTGCAAATTATTAACGATATACTTGATTTTACCAAGCTTGATACTGGTAAGGTAAATTTGGAGTCTCGCCCGTGTAATTTAGTTAAGCTGGTTAAAGGCCTTTGCGAAACCTACAATAACATGGCTCGCGAAAAAGATCTTGATACCGAACTGTTGATAGATGAACACCTTGCTGATGCCTATGAGCTTGATGAAACCAAGTTAAGCCAGATATTAAACAATTTAATTAGTAATGCCATTAAATTTACCGAGAAAGGAAAAATAACGGCAAAACTGAAGCTTACATCTTCGCAAGGCGAATATGATAGCATACGCTTTACCGTAACCGATACAGGCGTTGGTATACCCAGGGAGTTTTTTGACGAAATGTTTAACAGCTTCACCCAGCCTAAAAGCATTACAACCCGCAAACAGGGTGGTTCGGGGTTGGGGCTTGCCATTGTAAAAAAGCTGGTAGAACTTCATGGAAGCCAAGTTTATTTTGCAAGCAAGGTAGGCGAGGGGTCAAGGTTTTACTTTGATCTTAAACTAAAGAAAGCGGCTAAACAAAAAGTGCAATCAGTTAAGCACTTAAATAAGCTGCACAATAAAGTAGTGCTGCTGGCTGATGATAATATGATTAATGCTATGGTTGCCCGCAAGCTGCTTTCTAAGTGGGGCATATTAGCTGAACATGCCATAAACGGGGTTGACGCCGTTGAAAAAGCCTGTCAAAAAACATTTGATTTTATTTTGATGGATATACACATGCCCGAAATGAATGGGTTTGATGCCACCATACATATTCGTAATAACCATAATCCTAATACCAATACCCCTATATTTGCCCTTACGGCCGATATAACCGCCGAGCACCACGAGGAGTATAACAATTACTTTAACGGCTTTTTACGCAAACCTATTGAGGTTGATAAATTGTATGAAGCACTGTTGGGTATATCATAA
- a CDS encoding pseudouridine synthase, whose protein sequence is MLFILYRDDYLIAINKPHDLLVHRSSIAVDVQEFALQMLRDQIGRPVYPAHRLDRKTSGVLLFALDKETEIAMQKQFAANHVKKSYWAILRGHAPDNGEIDYPLKKENGTLQDAFTAYTTLARAELPVAFGKFATSRYSLVEARPQTGRMHQLRKHFAHIFHPIIGDRTHGCNKQNKLFTEQWKMNTMLLHARSLTFKHPVTCEEIVIEAPLMPEFTRMMLLMGWSEDSLHPKNIGVL, encoded by the coding sequence ATGTTATTCATATTATACCGCGACGATTATCTTATTGCCATTAACAAACCGCACGATCTGCTTGTACACCGTTCAAGTATTGCTGTCGACGTACAGGAATTTGCCCTGCAAATGTTGCGCGATCAGATAGGTCGCCCAGTTTACCCGGCCCACCGCCTCGATCGTAAAACCTCCGGAGTATTACTTTTTGCGTTGGATAAAGAAACCGAGATAGCCATGCAAAAGCAATTTGCCGCCAACCACGTAAAAAAGAGTTATTGGGCTATTTTACGCGGACATGCACCCGATAATGGCGAAATTGACTATCCGTTAAAAAAAGAGAACGGCACCCTGCAAGATGCCTTTACTGCCTACACCACACTGGCCCGGGCCGAACTGCCTGTTGCCTTTGGAAAGTTTGCCACATCACGCTATTCATTAGTAGAGGCACGCCCCCAAACCGGCCGCATGCACCAGCTACGCAAGCATTTTGCCCACATATTTCATCCCATTATTGGCGACCGAACCCACGGCTGCAACAAGCAAAACAAACTATTTACCGAGCAATGGAAAATGAATACCATGTTGCTGCATGCCCGTAGCCTTACATTTAAACACCCGGTAACTTGCGAAGAGATTGTTATAGAAGCACCGCTTATGCCCGAATTTACTCGTATGATGCTTTTGATGGGTTGGAGCGAAGACTCCCTACACCCCAAAAATATCGGGGTACTGTAA
- a CDS encoding NUDIX hydrolase: MKPNIQKWKVINETDVSPSPWFPILKHTVELTNGLVIDDYYFSPLGDVVQVLALTPQHEVILVRQYKHALGEILLELPGGMQQKNKSLIQSALNELEEEVGVKAEAEQLISLGKIANNPTKTKQITYGYILFNAEFNSAQKLDVTENIEVLTMPAPEVLQKVKDGEIWVTDSMNFILKAALQYPDIFGV, encoded by the coding sequence GTGGAAAGTTATAAACGAAACCGACGTATCTCCAAGTCCGTGGTTCCCCATATTAAAACATACGGTTGAATTGACTAACGGGTTGGTAATCGACGATTATTACTTTTCGCCGCTGGGCGATGTGGTGCAGGTACTGGCCTTAACGCCTCAGCATGAGGTTATCCTGGTGCGCCAATACAAACATGCCTTGGGCGAAATACTGCTCGAACTCCCCGGCGGTATGCAGCAAAAAAATAAATCGCTCATACAATCGGCCTTAAACGAGTTGGAGGAAGAAGTGGGTGTAAAAGCAGAAGCCGAGCAGTTGATCTCGTTGGGTAAAATTGCCAATAATCCTACCAAAACCAAGCAAATTACCTACGGCTATATTCTGTTCAATGCTGAGTTTAATTCGGCCCAAAAGCTGGATGTTACCGAAAATATTGAAGTGCTTACCATGCCCGCCCCCGAGGTTTTACAAAAGGTTAAAGACGGCGAAATATGGGTGACCGATTCTATGAACTTCATACTGAAAGCAGCTTTACAGTACCCCGATATTTTTGGGGTGTAG